The window aaaaaatggtttaccttttctcctctctctctctctctgtctttctcctcttttttcttttttttctcaccgTGCCCATCCGTGTGGaggctgggcaggggagggggaggggcagcagctcCAGTGTGTGGGACgctgggaggaggagggccagGTGTGACCTCTCCTGCTGGGGCAGCTGCAAGGCCTGAACTTCTCTTGGACTTGGAGTGCCGCTTCTCTTTATGCTTCTCCTTGTCCTTCTTCTTTTTGCTCTTCTtggacttctttttcttcttgatttcccGGTAAGAGTCATCAATGACTAACTCCCCGGCCTCTAGCTCCCCACCAGAGGAGGAGTCCGATTCTACCAGAATAGGTTCAAGTCCTGAAAGATCAAGGTTAGCACTGTGGGGCTCTGGGAACTGGGAGGCATCTGACCCACAGCCTTCGGGGCCAGGAGAGGAATGTGGGTCTGAGGAGGACTTGTGCTTCTTCCGGGCTGTTTTCAGAAAGCTCTGTAACTCGTGTCCTAGGAGTAAAGCACCTTGCTCATCCCGAGCTGATTTCTTAGAGGATTTTTTCACAGTAGCTTGTTGAGAGGGGTACTGAAAAGGCTCCTCATCAACTGAGCTGCTTCCCTTCTCCTTTGGTGAGAGAATTAGTTTCATCTTTAAGCCATCAGGCTCACGAAGGGTCAGTGTCTCTGTGTTAACATACAgcggtttcattttttttgatttgtGGGAACCACCGTCCTCCAGGGACAGGTCCCCACTGCTTCCACTTACTTTCTTCCTGTGGTGTTCTTTTTTACTCTCTGAATGACTTGAAGAACTAGAGGACTTTTCCCCTGTCTTTTTGGAGGGTTTGGAGCCTGCTGCCAGTGGGGAAGTGATGGCTTTCAACAGGTCCATGGCTGTATCGGCAGATTGCGGgctggactttttctttttcttctgtgacgATTCCAAAGACGAAATGTCTGGAAATAATCAAGAGAAGTAATGTCCACATGACAAACCAACTTCCAACAAGTTTCCTCTCTCACCAAAAACACTCAACTAATGTGAGGAAGAGGCTAAGAGAAATGATTTGAGGGGAGTCCCTTCAACTGATTCCTGATGATACCCGTGTGCTTCTTGGCTTGGTAGATGTTGCCTGACCCTGGACACAGTTCTTGCCACTGAAGTTGTTTCTCTGCACTGAGTCTTCACAGTAACCAGAGAGGACAGACCCGGAAGAATGGACTAAGCTGTGGGATTACGAGCAGTTACAATTTCGGTTACACTGCAGACAGAGTGTCATTTGTTTCAGTGTTCAGGATAAGCCCATTCTAGTAAAGGGTTAGTCTCATCAGCTTTGCGTATAAGAGAGCTAAGAAAAACTGGTTTTGTGAGTGGATATGCACTGGACTAAGAAGTAACCCACAGGTGCAGGCCAGAGGGCCCAGGACTACATATGGCAAAGGGGTGCTAGGTAATAATGGGCAGAAGATAAGTGGATGATTGAGGGGAGAAGGAACCTGGTACCTGGTATATCACAAATGAAGACTGTTCTTCTATGCTGAATCCTCCAAAATACCAGCCCTCCACCTCTCTCCTCCTTCACACTGGTTTATCGGCACTCAGAACAAGAACCACTGTCCTGTTAAATAGGCCACTGAGTCAGCAACATCTGGATCCCTTTCCCCTACCCCGACTCCAAGAACCAGTGATGTGTTCATCCCACCTGCTGCCCTTTCCCCTCCTTACCTCCATAGTAGTAATCATCAGAGGAGTGCTTCCTCTTCTTCTTATGCGTGTCCGTCCCCAAGAAATAAAGTTCACTATCCTGGaattgaagaggaagaagaattgACCAAGGAGTAAGACGATGAAGCAAAGGCAGTTTGGCACCAATTTTGTTCTCTGAGTTCTGACTTAGGAAGACAGAGCAAAAcacaggaaatattaaaaatagcgaacgatgtttattttttttaaggttttaaaaatatacttctttcCTCAAGTACTAGGACATAGGATGGGAGAGAGTTAAAAACTTGCCTAATTCAAATGTTTCGAATTTACCTTTAACTTCTTCTTGGAAGAATTTCTGACCTGAGCAGcgatttcttcctcttcccttaaaAAATCTTTGTAAGAACGTTTCTTTTCTCGTTGGCTTCGTCCAGCAGCTAGTCCTGTGTCCTCAGAGTTGTGATCACCATCAAAGCAATCTGAAAGCCAGGTTCGTTtgggaaaggaaatgagaaaggtcAAGTAAGTGACAAACAAATCACCATGTATGTAATCCAACCGTCCCTCCATTTCCAAGTTAAAATAAGGTTTCAACAAGTCCACTGGAATATAGGACTAAGATCCAAGGGGACAAGAGTATTTTTTGATGACCTGGCTGCAAATGACAAGAACCAAACCTGAAGAAACAATGCTTCCACGCTATGCAAAGGCCCAATGTGCATCCTCAGACATGGTTTCTTAGTTGTGATTTGGCAGGTGGACACAGACTTGCAGAGGTAAGGCTGAAAAGAATAAGGATTCATGTGCTGTGCTGCTCTGTGGGAGTCCAAAATGTGATTCCTATCCCCAGACTCCTGCACACTGGAGCTGGCAAGGACCACGAGTGCTGCAGGCGATCACCCCAATAGACTACAGAGACTTATATTTCAGCTCTCATGTTGGAACCCTGTCCTTGTTTTCGCTTCCATGGGCCCAGTCTGGGGATGATGTGGAGGCTGAGTGCCTTAATATTGCTCTGGACCATCACTGAGAGTCCAGGCTGTGATGGCCAGTCCTGGTCTCTATGTCCATGGGCTGCAAGAATCGAAGAGGAAACCCCCTTTGGAATGCTTCTCAGATTAAGGGGTCATACCTTCTTTCTTCACGGAGTCATCATAAGCCATGGCGGTCCCGCAGGGCCTTTGTGAATGTGTCACTGTGTCCAGGCTCCTTCCCGTCTACAGGACCAGGTctgagaaacaaagaaggaaaacccTCCTGTAATGCGAAATCACTGTGGAGAAGCAACCTTCCAGATGGAAATGCGTAGTGATCCAAGGGCAGACTGGAAGGGCAGCAAGAAATAAAGGAGTGTCTTGTCACCTCCTCATTCTGTTTGTAAATACATTGGGGTTGAAACTGCAGGAAGTGTGCTGGGCTTAATTTGATTTATGAGTTAGAGTTGTGGTTTGGTGAAGTATATAAAACACCTCTCATGTAATAAAAAATAGCTCAAAATTATGAGAATTTCTGAAATGCCAACAGGGCTGACAAGACTGAGATGGTGAATACTGACATTAAGTCAGTAGGAAAGGTTCAATCGTGGCTACAAATGCACAGATAAAGCAAGATGCAGAGGAAGACAGATTACAGCAAACATTCCAGACCGTAAAATCCTACCATGTGGATTGGTGACAGGTTAACAACTATTGTACTGCAATTTACATATGAAAGACATTTAGAGTGTACTTTTTTTGGTATGCATTTTGTTGGCCTGTACGAATTTGCTCAAAACCGTGGAGGTGTAAAAGCAAAGACACTTCTTATATTAGTTGGCCACATGATAGCTTTCAAGGCTATCAGGCCTTTCTAAAAGGCTAGGTGAAAGTAAAGAAGAATTATCATTTGTCCATTGGTGGTGAAGTTTTTATGATTATTAAGATTTTCACTGATTTGAAGTTACTATAATGTAAATATTCTAAAcatcattttgaatttgttaaaatcttttttttggaTGTTCAAGTCTACATGTCTACTTTGACTTTGACAATGACAAGCCACAGACTGCACTCTAAGGTAAAGCTCTTCAAGTACTTTAAGGACAGGCAATGTCACAAATCCTGCAGGAAGTCTTCGCAGGAAATTTAAGAATGACATTCTAAATATATGAGAATGTTCTCATCCAGTTAGTGAAATGCTTACAAGGTGATCGGATTGGTTACttattacttatttaaattttattttaccttcattgcTATATGGGGATTTAGAAATGCTGAAGGGGCTCTTCAGTGAGACATTGCCAGTCTCTTCAGGTGGGTATGAGTAATATTGAAGCGCGTAACTTTT is drawn from Canis lupus baileyi chromosome 11, mCanLup2.hap1, whole genome shotgun sequence and contains these coding sequences:
- the HMGXB4 gene encoding HMG domain-containing protein 4 isoform X2 translates to MAYDDSVKKEDCFDGDHNSEDTGLAAGRSQREKKRSYKDFLREEEEIAAQVRNSSKKKLKDSELYFLGTDTHKKKRKHSSDDYYYGDISSLESSQKKKKKSSPQSADTAMDLLKAITSPLAAGSKPSKKTGEKSSSSSSHSESKKEHHRKKVSGSSGDLSLEDGGSHKSKKMKPLYVNTETLTLREPDGLKMKLILSPKEKGSSSVDEEPFQYPSQQATVKKSSKKSARDEQGALLLGHELQSFLKTARKKHKSSSDPHSSPGPEGCGSDASQFPEPHSANLDLSGLEPILVESDSSSGGELEAGELVIDDSYREIKKKKKSKKSKKKKDKEKHKEKRHSKSKRSSGLAAAPAGEVTPGPPPPSVPHTGAAAPPPPLPSLHTDGHGEKKKKKEEKDRERERGEKPKKKNMSAYQVFCKEYRVTIVADHPGIDFGELSKKLAEVWKQLPEKDKLIWKQKAQYLQHKQNKAEATTVKRKASCSEVPVKVKASSAGVLSPQKKSPPTTMLLPASPAKAPETEPIDVAAHLQLLGESLSLIGHRLQETEGMVAVSGSLSVLLDSIICALGPLACLTTQLPELNGCPKQVLSNTLDNIAYIMPGL
- the HMGXB4 gene encoding HMG domain-containing protein 4 isoform X1 encodes the protein MDLLKAITSPLAAGSKPSKKTGEKSSSSSSHSESKKEHHRKKVSGSSGDLSLEDGGSHKSKKMKPLYVNTETLTLREPDGLKMKLILSPKEKGSSSVDEEPFQYPSQQATVKKSSKKSARDEQGALLLGHELQSFLKTARKKHKSSSDPHSSPGPEGCGSDASQFPEPHSANLDLSGLEPILVESDSSSGGELEAGELVIDDSYREIKKKKKSKKSKKKKDKEKHKEKRHSKSKRSSGLAAAPAGEVTPGPPPPSVPHTGAAAPPPPLPSLHTDGHGEKKKKKEEKDRERERGEKPKKKNMSAYQVFCKEYRVTIVADHPGIDFGELSKKLAEVWKQLPEKDKLIWKQKAQYLQHKQNKAEATTVKRKASCSEVPVKVKASSAGVLSPQKKSPPTTMLLPASPAKAPETEPIDVAAHLQLLGESLSLIGHRLQETEGMVAVSGSLSVLLDSIICALGPLACLTTQLPELNGCPKQVLSNTLDNIAYIMPGL